Proteins co-encoded in one Longimicrobium sp. genomic window:
- a CDS encoding MHYT domain-containing protein produces the protein MPGRYDATLVAVSVLIAIFAAYAALALASRVHAVQGRFRAAWLAGGSLAVGLGIWAMHFVGMLALRLPIPVAYAVPTVILSALVPVAASALMLLLFSRERLAGGVLLAAVVPVGVALAGMHLLGMAAMRAEAHVAFDQALVVAAWGLAFAAAFGLLWLGREMRGDESPAGRRRKLVAAVGIGATIAAMHYTAMSAAHFTRLRSTLHVAQETVVQTRGLAWGVATATVALLATIVFGALVDRRARARSAETEALRRSEDRFRSLVLATAQIIWTTDEKGEFAAEQPEWAAFTGTTFDEYRGWKWLECVHPADRERAAATWRAALESRTLYEGEYRLRRHDRQFRDMQVRAVPVLEPGGRVREWVGAETDITERRKAERDAQFLADASRVLASSLDYPTTLRSVARLAVPELADWCAVDLLAEGGGMQRVAVEHEDPEKVEFVHRLQERYPSDPLSERGLPQVIRSGRADMMAEIPDELIAAAARDPEHLALIRGLGLRSYIVVPLIARDKTLGAITLVHAESGRRYDAQDLALAEELARRAAVAIDNARLFAETEEARAQLEQQAAELQEAQAEMEMAHDELQRANDELLQRTAEAERAREAADEANAAKSAFLATMSHELRTPLNAIAGYAQLLEMGIHGEVNDTQREYLDKIRRNQTHLLGLINDVLNFAKIEAGQVQYEIGDVPVDETLAAVEALIEPQVKARRHHYAYRRGDPAVTARADRDRVEQVVLNLLSNAVKFTSPGGRIVMEWEADGRAVRIRVRDTGRGIPADKLPAIFEPFVQVDPTLTRSSEGTGLGLAISRDLARAMKGDLTVESREGVGSTFTLTLPRGPDRAVPAPEAEEDAEARVA, from the coding sequence ATGCCGGGACGGTACGACGCCACGCTGGTGGCGGTTTCCGTGCTGATCGCGATCTTCGCGGCGTACGCGGCGCTCGCGCTGGCTTCGCGCGTGCACGCGGTGCAGGGGCGCTTCCGCGCGGCGTGGCTGGCGGGGGGGAGCCTGGCCGTGGGGCTGGGGATCTGGGCCATGCACTTCGTGGGGATGCTGGCCTTGCGCCTTCCCATCCCCGTGGCCTACGCCGTTCCCACCGTGATCCTCTCCGCGCTGGTGCCCGTGGCGGCGTCGGCGCTCATGCTCCTCCTCTTCTCCCGCGAGCGGCTGGCCGGCGGCGTGCTGCTGGCCGCGGTGGTCCCGGTCGGCGTCGCGCTGGCGGGGATGCACCTGCTGGGGATGGCGGCGATGCGCGCGGAGGCGCACGTCGCCTTCGACCAAGCGCTCGTGGTGGCCGCGTGGGGACTGGCCTTCGCCGCCGCGTTCGGGCTGCTCTGGCTGGGCCGCGAGATGCGCGGCGACGAGTCGCCGGCCGGCCGCCGCCGCAAGCTGGTGGCGGCCGTGGGCATCGGCGCCACTATCGCGGCGATGCACTACACGGCGATGTCGGCGGCGCACTTCACCCGCCTGCGCTCCACCCTGCACGTGGCCCAGGAGACGGTGGTGCAGACGCGCGGGCTGGCGTGGGGCGTGGCCACGGCGACGGTGGCGCTGCTGGCGACCATCGTCTTCGGCGCGCTGGTGGACCGCCGGGCGCGGGCCCGCAGCGCCGAGACCGAGGCGCTGCGCCGCAGCGAGGACCGCTTCCGCTCCCTCGTGCTGGCCACCGCGCAGATCATCTGGACGACGGACGAGAAGGGCGAGTTCGCCGCCGAGCAGCCCGAGTGGGCGGCGTTCACGGGCACCACCTTCGACGAGTACCGCGGGTGGAAGTGGCTGGAATGCGTGCACCCCGCCGACCGCGAGCGCGCCGCCGCCACCTGGCGCGCCGCACTGGAGAGCCGCACGCTGTACGAGGGCGAGTACCGCCTGCGCCGCCACGACCGGCAGTTCCGCGACATGCAGGTGCGCGCCGTCCCCGTGCTGGAGCCCGGCGGCCGCGTCCGCGAGTGGGTGGGCGCGGAGACCGACATCACCGAGCGGCGCAAGGCCGAGCGCGACGCGCAGTTCCTGGCCGATGCCAGCCGCGTCCTCGCCTCGTCGCTCGACTATCCCACCACGCTGCGCAGCGTGGCCAGGCTGGCGGTGCCCGAGCTGGCGGACTGGTGCGCGGTGGACCTGCTGGCCGAGGGCGGGGGGATGCAGCGCGTGGCCGTGGAGCACGAGGATCCCGAGAAGGTGGAGTTCGTGCACCGGCTGCAGGAGCGCTACCCGTCGGACCCGCTGTCGGAGCGCGGGCTGCCGCAGGTGATCCGCAGCGGGCGCGCCGACATGATGGCCGAGATCCCCGACGAGCTGATCGCCGCCGCGGCGCGCGACCCCGAGCACCTGGCGCTGATCCGCGGGCTGGGGCTCAGGAGCTACATCGTCGTCCCCCTGATCGCCCGCGACAAGACGCTGGGGGCCATCACCCTGGTGCACGCGGAGAGCGGGCGGCGCTACGACGCGCAGGACCTGGCGCTGGCCGAGGAGCTGGCCCGCCGCGCCGCCGTGGCCATCGACAACGCCCGCCTCTTCGCCGAGACGGAGGAGGCGCGCGCGCAGCTGGAGCAGCAGGCCGCCGAGCTGCAGGAGGCGCAGGCGGAGATGGAGATGGCGCACGACGAGCTGCAGCGCGCCAACGACGAGCTCCTCCAGCGCACCGCCGAGGCCGAGCGCGCCCGCGAGGCGGCGGACGAGGCGAACGCCGCGAAGAGCGCCTTCCTCGCGACGATGAGCCACGAGCTGCGCACGCCGCTGAACGCCATCGCCGGGTACGCGCAGCTGCTGGAGATGGGGATCCACGGCGAGGTGAACGACACCCAGCGCGAGTACCTCGACAAGATCCGCCGCAACCAGACGCACCTCCTCGGCCTCATCAACGACGTGCTGAACTTCGCCAAGATCGAGGCGGGGCAGGTGCAGTACGAGATCGGCGACGTGCCGGTGGACGAGACGCTGGCCGCGGTGGAGGCGCTGATCGAGCCGCAGGTGAAGGCCCGCCGCCACCACTACGCCTACCGCCGCGGCGACCCGGCGGTCACCGCGCGCGCCGACCGCGACCGGGTGGAGCAGGTCGTCCTCAACCTCCTCAGCAACGCGGTGAAGTTCACCAGCCCGGGCGGGCGGATCGTGATGGAGTGGGAGGCGGACGGCCGCGCCGTGCGCATCCGCGTGCGCGACACCGGCCGCGGCATCCCGGCCGACAAGCTGCCGGCCATCTTCGAGCCCTTCGTGCAGGTGGACCCCACGCTCACCCGCAGCAGCGAGGGCACGGGGCTCGGCCTCGCCATCAGCCGCGACTTGGCCCGCGCGATGAAGGGCGACCTCACGGTGGAGAGCCGCGAGGGCGTGGGCTCCACCTTCACCCTCACCCTCCCCCGCGGCCCCGACCGCGCCGTCCCCGCCCCCGAGGCCGAGGAGGACGCGGAGGCGCGAGTGGCGTAG